The Solea senegalensis isolate Sse05_10M linkage group LG14, IFAPA_SoseM_1, whole genome shotgun sequence genomic sequence TGAATACTATTCGCTCGTTACCCACTTGTATCCTGAAAATCCTGAGGGAGACTTTCTTACACTGCAAGGTCGGTTGGTTCAGTGCCATAGCGGATGTTAAACATGTACTCACTGcgtttaatatatttatataatataggGGGATGGAttttaaaaatactatattAATATCTACAAGATCTATGTTAAGTAAAATAAGTTGGTTGATGTCATTAATTTGATTGCATTTGTTGGACTAACAATTTTACACTGTTGattatgacatttaaaagtccagtgttcAAGAATTAGTGATGTCTAAAATGATACTGTAGATGTTAAATACTGTGTCATACTTTCCATGTCTGCATGTGATATATATACAATAGAATCTGACTTTTAAGTGTGCATGTTTGGAATGCTAGAAACACGGTTGTAAGACCCGCTCGTAACAAGCAATGATAAATTCTCAATACTCCTTTTTTCAACTGCATATAAacctcctaaatgtcacacgTACCATTCAATATAGTAGTGAAGTAGGGGAAGTtctgaaaaatgacatagtCTGTAATAGTTACAtttcataattcattttattatttattctgtcttttatgACCCAAATGTTTATCTGTTGTCATCATCACATGAAGATGTCATTATCTGAAAGCAACAACTGAACAGATTTGAAATTTAATTGAACTGGTTTCGAATTtagtgagaaacaaacaaaaaaaagatgagcaGATTTTGCATGTTGTCCACAGGAGAGTGACGTGGTTTACTGTGGCCGCCTGTCACTGGTGGCTGATCTGCTGCAGGGACTCTTCAAGGAGGCATATTCCCTTCAGAAAGGTCTATTGGAGCTATTGGACCATATCACCCTGGACAGCAGTGCCTCAGAGGAGGAGGTCTCTGACATTGTTACAGGTGTGTACCTGCACCACACATAAATATGAATCCttctgtgtgtcactgcactGCCACACTCTTTGCTGTTAAGCTAATACGGATAGATTTATTGCAGTCTAattaattgacatttttttaatcctccCCAGTGATTCACAGCTTGCTGGATATCTGCTCTATTATTTCCAACCTGGACATTGCACTGCATGCAAACACGTGGAAATTTCTCATCAAGTCAGTGAAGCAGACATTCATGTTTGCGCCTGTTTTTTCTAATGTAATCTCGTCTGTTATACTAAACTTATCAGGTTGTTATAAGAGatgattttaaattgtgattacTTGTGATCAGACAGAGTCTGAAGTACCGCTCATTGGTAGAGGAACATCTGCATCATGGTGACATCAGTTCCAGCTTGTGTGAAAACCTGCTGGCCTCTTTCCACAGCTGTGTGGAGTGGGCAGAACAGATGACCAATGCTGGTCAACAGGTAGGAACTAATCAAAAATTATACAGTGTAGATGATACATGGAGATTTGtagcttttttttaacattattattgtttttttataccgATACAGGATCAAATATGATTTTAGTTCATCTTTTACTTGTATTGTCCCCTGTCTTGTGAAATGTATTTTGTAGATGTAAATGTGGGGGATATTTCTGTCCTATGTACTATAAAGTGCATCCTACATTTTCAAGGAATGGTGTACGtgtatgtgatgtgtttatTCGTGTAAATTCAAAGGTAGTCTTgatctttttcattcttttttttttttaaattcttttaaattttctttttaaaggagGCAACACAAAGTCCAGAATACAAGCTGTTCCAGAAAAGTGCAAAGATGAGCAGGTTTTTTGCCAACACGTTGGTTCATTATATAAAGGTACTACAAAAAAGAATCTACTCACGGCTTTCTTAAATCTATTAATACTTAATGCCACCTTGATGTGTTATGTAATctcatatttattttctattttatctAACAGGAATTTAAAATTTTTCTCACAAAGTACTGTAGCTGCTTTCACCAAGTTTACCTTCAGATTGTCAGGTACGTATGGTTTGGCTTCAGTTTTAAGAAAGGGATTTGGACCACAGTTTAAATTTTGATGCAGTAGTGAGTGTTTCTGTAACATTTACTCAGATGGGTCTGTTGTCTTTCAGTAAGTTTCCTCCCAGCTTGTCTGCTCAGGCATTGCCCACAGCTCTCTCTGAGGAGTTAAAGGCAGCAGCTCTGGTGCCCATGGATGCCCTTCTGCTTCAGCTGTTACCTTTAAGGCCATTCACTGAGATTGTCCTCGGGAAGGACCTACGTGAGTTTGTCCTAAatttcctcttttctcagaTTCTGTTTCAGGATCCATAGATGCAtctctgtttttgctttgcATTGGAAATATTGTTTTCAGTAGTTAGCGGTCataccaaataaaaaaatgatttgatcTGCACTGACACTGATAGCACCCCAGTATATTGAGTCTGCTTATTACAAATACTATGTATCACTACAATGTCTTATCTTGATTGACCTTTAGACCAAATGCTCGCTCAGATTTTGACATCTTTGAATGTTGATATGTGTACTATTAAAGGAACGGTGACATCATATGTTTCTACATATAGACTGAGGTGGAAAAATCAGTAAAATACCCAGTAATCAGCACCAAAATATGACCCCTGTCTTTTTCTGCAGGGTTAAGTCCTGAGCATGAGTTTCCTCACTGTCTTTTGCTGACGAGCGTCTTGGGTCAGCTGGTCACGCAGCCTGAGGAGGTGCTGCAGCTTTGGCACACAGGCAGCCAGTTTCCAGAAGACACACCCAGGTAATACAAGATTTTGGTAATGGGATATTTTGGTGTGTTGATGCAGGGTCCAGTagtatttatgtatttgcagTCAGGAGGTGAAAAATACATTATGATAATGTAATGTTAGTGAAAAGATGTGTAGTATTTATCACTGAGCATTCCTTTTACATGAAATGTGTTGACATTGCTGCTTTTTTGATTTTCAAGTTGAGTGGAACTTTGAGTCTTGACCCTCTTACACTTCAAAGCTTCTCTACTGTCGCCAGGCATCCTCTTTACGGCGCCTTGTTCACTAGTTTCCGCCGTTGTTATACTGAGCGCAAGGTACCGGTGCTCTTGCCAGGAGTGATGATGAGAGGTCAGGCCCAGGTCCAAGTCACACTGCACCACCACATGTGCGTGCAACTCTGTGCCAGTGTGGCTGCACTTCCTCCAGTTTACTTCCCTGTGCTGGTGAGGCCAACACACTCTCACTTTGCAGCAATGGCCTTTTTATTGCAAATCCTTAAAATTAAGACTACTAGAGTAGTGCATATACATTTGTCTGCTTTGAATGATGTACTCTCTCTGCTTCAGTCTTCACCAGATCAGgcaacaatttttattttatttttatttttatttgttaaataaaatgaaaaataataagtcAACAATACAATACACTTTGCTtcaaagtgtcaaaataaagcCATTTCAGactgcattttattattatttgacagCAGTTCATAGAATTACATgtgtgttgaaaatgaatgatgaCCCTTGTGTGAATATATAACCATTGTATCAAAAAttcattatatttatgtttgcTATCTAACCTTATTCTTGGCTGCATTTTAGTATGGCATTTCCTGTCATTCAAAGCAAGTTattctttcactttctttaaCTGTGATAAAGGTTTTCTGGCTACTTTAGTTTCCTCTGTTTATTGCCATTTTCTGTGCCCGCCCTTGTCTGTTTTACTTTCCTTTTGCCttatctctctctatctctgtttAATTTTTAGGAGCGCTGTTTGGTCGATGCAGTCctgcaggctgatacacagACAGCTTTACTGGCAACAGATGTGTGGTGTTTTACAGCACGGTGAGAGCCAGGATTAATGGCTTAATGTGTATTTTCCACCAAAACTGTAAATGGTTTGTCTTTTTATACAGTTAATTTACAGGCGTGTTCACATCCTGTATATGATTTACCAAGATAAAAGTTCATATTGTACACCTGTTTTCAGAGTTTGCTTTACATAACTCTCTTATTACAACTTCTGTTTCTCCAAAGCCTGGTTGCAAACAGTTTTGCACATGTTGTTATGTAATATATTGTTTGCGCTGATTTTGTCTTTCTTATATGTACGCAGGTATGGGACAGCCGAACTTTGTCTACATCATATCCTCCTCATTGCTCAGCTGGTAGGTAGAATATATTTGAGAGAATAGGCTTGTGGTCCTGCTTTATTTTAATCTATCTGAGATGTACATACATCTTAAAACCTGAAATAGAAcactagttttatttttatggacACACAAGAGTTAATGGTATCACATCTCAACCTATGAAATCTACCACCGTCTTTGGTAGCAATCACAAGTTCTGGGACTGCTTCCTGAGAACTTTCTAAATAATGtcatgccccccccccaccctgtGGGTTGGTAGACTAGTATGGGGTCCTCACTGTTTTTGTGGCACCCCAACAGAGGTGACAATTGGTGTTGAGGGATCTTGGTGACTGACACCTTTTTATAACCCGTTTCACCATAACGTCCTCTGATCAACCTGGAACCCACTGATTTCCATACACGTCCCTCTGCTTCTCTTCTTCACCTTTCTTCCACCCGGTGTCCCGGTGATTTTACTCCTTCTGTGCCTTCACATGGACACTCACACAGTCTCTTGCATCCTGTCtgcttctccttcctctccattAGGTGAAGATGTGCACCACCGAGTGTTACCAGTTATTCCACTTGAGCCTGCTGCTCAAACGAATGGTTTTCCTTATGACGCCAAACCACCAGGTTAGAAATGAGTTGCAAATCACACAATGCATTGGTGGCACGTGGAATCTACTGTATATAGACCTTCTGGTGAAGATGAAGGGCATGTGTAAATGAAGTGGAGTGATTTGTTGTAATGTCTTAAACAAATTAACATCAACTGTAAATAACGTTTTGCTCAAGTCTTGTATTGTTGATGTTGCCATTCATAATGACATGTTGTAAGATCGTTTTTGAGGAAATCTCCAAATAAAATATTAGCAAAGATACAGATCCCCATATCACTGGGACAGTGTATGCTGGCTGGTTTTTGTGTAATGAAGAACACAAATAGTATTAAATGTGCAGTGCTGAAGTTTTCCTGTATCTTTGTCCTTGTACATCATAAAAACCCACTTTATTAGCTCACAACCTTACCATGAGATTTATTCTCATTAattcaaagtgtttgttttcccaGATGGAGCTGGTGATGCGTTTCCCACCCTCAGAAGAGGAGAACCTACCAGTATGGCGTCATGTTCTCATCAGAGCTCTTTCTCAGGACGTCCGTCACCGTGTGGAGAAGGACATCATTGGCGTAACTCAAAAAGTGCTGACTGACTGGCAGAATGGAGGGCACAAACTGGGACAAGTGGACAAACTGGTGAGGACGACAACATTGATGTAGCTGGTGGTGTAACAATGATATGTAAATTTATGGTATACAGTATAAAGTATTTCaatgtttgttatttaatagtattaatattgtataatatGCAATATTATTACCCTTTGTTGTAACCCAAgctgtgacaatgaaaatgtggtAATAAGCCAATTAGGTTTTCACATACTATAGCATAGAAAGAGTGAATTAAAGCCACCACGTGCCAATCCAAAGTACTGCAAGTCAAATGCAATGCAATAACCATTAGaataaacatgcaaatacaaataattgACAGTATGTTATTGAAATGAATAAGGTTCACAACTTCACAGTTCACAGTTGGCTTTTAGAAGACTGGATTGTATTATTGGATTGTACTATTGATTGTATTTATAATCGCACATGAATGATGTGAACTTTTACTAACCTTATAATTATCTTCGACAACCCCACAATCATCTGTGTCAGGATGGGGAACTGTTATTATAGTTGCGGTGTTGGAAGTAAGAGAAAACAATGCGAGGAAGTAGACAAGTATATCGAAAAATGGCAAATGGAAAATGgcaatcacattttttattcacGGAGTCCCTCCTGTCTCCAGAACGTGGTGCTGATGTCCCTCCTAGTAGTAGTTCGAGGGCAGTCATCTCTCCaagaacagtgtgtgttgtctgttatGAAGATGGTCACGCAGCTCTGGTTGCGCATGAGTTCAGATCAGGTGAGatccaacaacacacacacgtacacacagatGTGGTATAAATGCACAAATAACTACCATAGTAATCTGTCACACTCCAGGTGCAGACCCAGCCTGCGCTCCAGTGCACTCTGCAGCTGCTTTTGTCCATGTCGACAGTGTTGGTGAAGAACGTAGACCCTCAATTCATTTGTCAGGTATATTGTCGGTGTGTTCATTTTCAGctgatgaaaaatgaagaaCACTTGTGTTGACTGAATTTGTGCATGTGTTACTTCCAGGCGCTGTTGTGTGTGGATGCTCTGATGTCTCAAAAGTGTTCAGATCACCAGCTGTTGCTGGCTGCTCTGGAGTTCCTGGCCTCCCTGGGGAAGATTTTTGTCCCTGCCGACAACCAGGTACTGAAACCACTTTTGCAAATGAGGATTTTTAGTTTTGTACTAAGTTGCAGCTGTGTTTTGTgattgtttggtctttgtgatcAGAAATGATGTATCGTTATTTGTTATGTGATGTAACGGGTCTGATGGCAATTCTGTcagtcagacctgactgagggagcatttatgtgtatacatCAGCAGGGCAGGGATAAGTGGGTTTTACCCTGTTTAACTGCAGCACGCAAATGTCTCGCGGGAACACGAGATATAAATAGCACTATACTGAGAAGCAGTCAGGTGGAGCTAATCAGGCTTAaccagcattgtgtgaactcatttagcAAGGGTTTGAATATATTGGACATTTTAGTTAAAAGTTTTAAATCCTTACCAGTGATAcctctaaaaaaatatattctaCTGGTCTTCTCTTTAGATTATGCTAAATAGTGGTGGAAGTGTTGATCATCAAAAAGATTATAGTAAAGGTTCATGATTTAATCTGTCAAGGCATATCCAATatgacaataacaaaaaaaaagaagaaggaataATCATGTGGAAATGAATAATGGTTATAATGATCATTTGAGACTATACATAAGATTTGATTCTGAATTTTCTCACCACTTaacatgttttcagtcttaTTCTCACAAAACTGTCTGGTCCCACAGAGTCACATTCTGCCAAGGCTGAGTAGTCTGTTTGGAGTCCTGCTGGCTGACGGACCATGGCTGCTACATCAGCATGCCCTGGAGGCCTTCTCTCATTTTGCAGAAGTAGAGGAATAacttttgaatgtattcatgtCTCAGATGTAGTGCTGGGTACCGTTGATGCCCAAACAAAACTTTAATTTGCCCTTCTGTTATTAAAGGTTACAAACCACGAGGAAGTCATTTCCCAAAGTTTGAgcaaagaagaaacaaagacaaaggtgGTGAATTATCTCAGCAAGGTAAGGAATGATGACACATTGTGATGACCCTTTACATAAGTTCAACTGACACATTTGAACGAGACTATTTTCGTTGTAGACCGTTAATGCTCGGGAAGATGCAGAGTCACGGCTACACAGGCTCAAGATGGAGACAGCAGAGATCGAGCAACATAATGAGAAGCTGGAACACAAGGAAGAAAATGATTGTAACAAACAGCCTACTGAAGCTGTTACAGATTCAGAGGTTAGTAGCGTCATTCGGTTTAGTTCAAATTTATTCACAAGCTTTGTGAATATGCACGTTCATGCACAACATTGGGACATGTAGTCACTGAGCGGCGGCTGGCCAATGTGAGTTTGATGATCACACTACTCCCTAAAAAACTAAGAGGCCGTGCCTGTTGCATTGAATTTACCAAGGCATTGCTTTCTTTGGTGTGAGTGATTtggcagacagacaaacaaacactggggATTAAAGAGGAAAATTAAATGTGAGTTCACCAGAAAGTAACTGGAAACAGCATTTATTTGTAAAGCGAATACATTTTCATTGCTCTTTGAAGTTACACATAtagatattatattttaatgaaggttggtgacattttaatatttgcaATACCATTCAAAAATATATTAGCTTGGTAAAAACCTCACTGAGTAATGGTCTGTAAGTTTTGTACAATATTTAGCACATTACTATTAAAAGtactgtttgttatttttgaacAATGTTAAAAATTCAGTCACAGTAGACACATTGTTGAAGAACTAACATGAATATTTCCCCCCTCTCTTAGCCATGTCCAAAAAGAGCTCGGCAGGAGACCGGTGCAGAGGAGTACAGTCGCTACATCCAGACAGCTGAGAGTGCTTTAAAGGCCCTTCAGGCTCTGATTGAGGGCCAAGCCAACTCGTCTGCTCCACCACAGTGGCTGGAATCCAAACTACAGGAACTGCACACCCTCATAAACCACATTAGTGCAGCTGGGCAAACTATCTAGCAGCTTTAGCTTTAATTTACATTATAAGTAGAACAAAAAAAGTCTATCATACCCATTGCTGCTACTGAAAATTGTTtgtcttccctttttttttaaaaaaacttttgttttataatgtttattaAACTTGTTTGAATACAAAGCATTGGATTGTAAGGTTTTACTGTCCTCACCAGAAATGGTATAGTATAggttaaaaaaagcaaagagaacAGAGCCATTTCTGAAACAGTAAAATCTTTATTTCACCAGCAACCAAAGACCTACTAATAAATTATGTACTTCATATTATACATTCATTCAAAGTGCAAGCTTTCTGTAAATCAAACCTGACATGTTTCGGGCAAGTTCTAACTTGCCAAAAAGGGTGTCTTGATCTTGATGCCGCTAGTAAATTtggcacattaaaaaaaaaaagaaaaagaaaaagacattcaCCTCTGATTAAGATCCTAATTTATATTAGGGTGACTTGtataaaatggcaaaaataaagaGTGGCTTCGTTTATCCAAGTCTAACAATATGATGAGCAGCCAGTCCGTCCTGTTGAAAAGAAAGTTACAAACTAACTGCTATTAAATGTCCCAACCAGTAAAAGGTTATAGAATGTCCCAGCACATCCCTCTTGCATCATGTTAAATGAGAACTGGAGCAACTTCCAGCTGGCTGTGAAGTGGCTGCTTCAAGAGGTGGCAATTTCaagtctttttcctttttactgcAGATGAATAAGACAGAGCAGTTTCATCACCAGTTGTTCTCGTCCTCCCAGTTCAGATCATCTCCATCTCCCCAGCCATCTGTTTCCATCTTTGAAagaacacaagaaagaaaaggttATTAATGCAAACCAGGAAGGACCAAAAATCGATTACAAGTATATCATGTGTTTCTAATAACAATTTAAACTGGATCCAGACAAGATGATTTGCTGTAGTAAGTGGAAATTAAATCAACTATGGTCTTTACAAAAGTGACATTGTCCTAATACAGTCTTCATTGAAAgtagaattaaataaaaaaaaaagtctagcatttgttataaaatgtataaaccaATTCTGTGAATCCTCATGCTCTCACCTCAGTCAGGTTTGTTGCTGCAAATTTGAGCATTATGGTACTGCCGAATGAGTCGACCTGCAGAGCTTTGGTGGTGTCACTAACGCTGCTTTCTTTTACAGACAGCAGAGCTGGAGAAGACAGCTTGATATCTGG encodes the following:
- the lg14h1orf112 gene encoding uncharacterized protein C1orf112 homolog isoform X2 yields the protein MSQTNTSLLEEVVQWSQETCRQELKSVLPKLNSLQLKTESWEEHLRILKIITDLFLPHIGLSELEDECFSKILPKAVSVFDSMMKEISDQVGGLSSQNTELCALLRNVLQAMMQLIDALSTCVRHVCSFEEAPDLNTIRSLPTCILKILRETFLHCKESDVVYCGRLSLVADLLQGLFKEAYSLQKGLLELLDHITLDSSASEEEVSDIVTVIHSLLDICSIISNLDIALHANTWKFLIKQSLKYRSLVEEHLHHGDISSSLCENLLASFHSCVEWAEQMTNAGQQEATQSPEYKLFQKSAKMSRFFANTLVHYIKEFKIFLTKYCSCFHQVYLQIVSKFPPSLSAQALPTALSEELKAAALVPMDALLLQLLPLRPFTEIVLGKDLRLSPEHEFPHCLLLTSVLGQLVTQPEEVLQLWHTGSQFPEDTPRHPLYGALFTSFRRCYTERKVPVLLPGVMMRGQAQVQVTLHHHMCVQLCASVAALPPVYFPVLERCLVDAVLQADTQTALLATDVWCFTARYGTAELCLHHILLIAQLVKMCTTECYQLFHLSLLLKRMVFLMTPNHQMELVMRFPPSEEENLPVWRHVLIRALSQDVRHRVEKDIIGVTQKVLTDWQNGGHKLGQVDKLNVVLMSLLVVVRGQSSLQEQCVLSVMKMVTQLWLRMSSDQVQTQPALQCTLQLLLSMSTVLVKNVDPQFICQALLCVDALMSQKCSDHQLLLAALEFLASLGKIFVPADNQSHILPRLSSLFGVLLADGPWLLHQHALEAFSHFAEVTNHEEVISQSLSKEETKTKVVNYLSKTVNAREDAESRLHRLKMETAEIEQHNEKLEHKEENDCNKQPTEAVTDSEPCPKRARQETGAEEYSRYIQTAESALKALQALIEGQANSSAPPQWLESKLQELHTLINHISAAGQTI
- the lg14h1orf112 gene encoding uncharacterized protein C1orf112 homolog isoform X1; protein product: MSQTNTSLLEEVVQWSQETCRQELKSVLPKLNSLQLKTESWEEHLRILKIITDLFLPHIGLSELEDECFSKILPKAVSVFDSMMKEISDQVGGLSSQNTELCALLRNVLQAMMQLIDALSTCVRHVCSFEEAPDLNTIRSLPTCILKILRETFLHCKESDVVYCGRLSLVADLLQGLFKEAYSLQKGLLELLDHITLDSSASEEEVSDIVTVIHSLLDICSIISNLDIALHANTWKFLIKQSLKYRSLVEEHLHHGDISSSLCENLLASFHSCVEWAEQMTNAGQQEATQSPEYKLFQKSAKMSRFFANTLVHYIKEFKIFLTKYCSCFHQVYLQIVSKFPPSLSAQALPTALSEELKAAALVPMDALLLQLLPLRPFTEIVLGKDLRLSPEHEFPHCLLLTSVLGQLVTQPEEVLQLWHTGSQFPEDTPSFSTVARHPLYGALFTSFRRCYTERKVPVLLPGVMMRGQAQVQVTLHHHMCVQLCASVAALPPVYFPVLERCLVDAVLQADTQTALLATDVWCFTARYGTAELCLHHILLIAQLVKMCTTECYQLFHLSLLLKRMVFLMTPNHQMELVMRFPPSEEENLPVWRHVLIRALSQDVRHRVEKDIIGVTQKVLTDWQNGGHKLGQVDKLNVVLMSLLVVVRGQSSLQEQCVLSVMKMVTQLWLRMSSDQVQTQPALQCTLQLLLSMSTVLVKNVDPQFICQALLCVDALMSQKCSDHQLLLAALEFLASLGKIFVPADNQSHILPRLSSLFGVLLADGPWLLHQHALEAFSHFAEVTNHEEVISQSLSKEETKTKVVNYLSKTVNAREDAESRLHRLKMETAEIEQHNEKLEHKEENDCNKQPTEAVTDSEPCPKRARQETGAEEYSRYIQTAESALKALQALIEGQANSSAPPQWLESKLQELHTLINHISAAGQTI